GCGTGCGCGCCTCTTTCCTTGTCGTTCATCGCCGATCCCTTCCTCGTCGCGCCGATCCGAAGGGCGGTCCGCCTGGCGGGCGTCCGACCTCCGAGCGGAATGTGGACCCCGTGAGGCTCCCCGGGCAGCCGCCGCCTACGCCGAAATCGGCCCTCACACTAGCACGGCGAGGAACTTCCCGCCAGGGCGGAAAGCGGCGGGCCGTGCTGCGCTCGGCATCCGCAGCGCCCGGCGGACGAACATCTCCGTTCTTCCCCTCAAGGTCGTGTCGCGAGGGAGCCCGCTCGTCTTCTTCTGGGATGGGCGCGAGCGGGCGGGCGCAGAGGTCTCCTCCGGCGTCTACTTCATCCGGCCGATCGGCGGATCCTCCTCCGCCGCGCGCCGGATCGTCATCGTCCGCTGATGGAAGAGTCGGCTCGTGCGGCAAGGCCTCGCCGCGCCGCCGTACGTCTCCCGATCTCTCAACCGTTCTCCTCGCATCATTCATGGGTGACATGATTCGGAGGATGATGTATCATGCGGGCTGAAGACTGGGATTCATAAAGGAAGAGATTGAGAACGGAGGCGGCTCATCGTGACGCGCCGTCCCCGCGGGTCTCTGGCCTGATCGCTTGTGCCGACCGGTGCACCCTCCAGCTGCCCCCCCTCTCGGGTGTGCCATCGACTGCTCGGGAGAAGACCATGCTTCTCAAGAGTTTCGTCGTTGGCCTTGCCCTCGCTCTCTTGTTCCTGATCGCGTTCTACGTCGCGGGGCCGGGGTCGTTCTAGCGGATCAAGCGCGCGAGCTCCCTCGCCGCGCGCATCCGTCGCGCGCGGCGCGCCGCTTCGGCCGGGAGGATCGTTTCGTCGCTTCGGGATCGTTCGCGGACCGTGGGAACGCGAGCAGGCCGGCCGCCGGCCGCGATCCGCAGCGCGGAATCGAGCCGGCCTCCCGGAGCCCGAGCGACCCCCGGCCGCGCGCGCGGCGCCGCCGGAGCGTGCGGGGATCGCGAGTCGAGCGGAGTCTCAGCGGACGAGAAGAAGCTTCAGTGTTTCCTGCCAGCGGCCGGATCGGACGACCGCGAAGTAGAGGCCGCTCGGCGCGCCGACGCCTCCGCTCATCCTCCCGTCCCACGAAACGGAATGCCATCCGGGCGGCAGGTCTTCGTCGGCGAGAACGCGCACCTTCCTCCCTCGCGCGTCGTAGAGGGTGATCGTGACGCGCCCCGGCTCGGCGAGCGCGAAGGGGATCGACGTGGTCGGGTTGAACGGGTTCGGGCGGTTCGCGAAGAGCGCGTTCCGCTCCGGCTTGGACGAGGGAGCGCCTTCGCTCACGACGCCGGTCACGCTCTGAATGAGAAACGTGAAGGGGGACAGGGAAGCGCTCGCCTCCACGGTCGCCGCGAACGAGAGATCGTCGGTTCCGTACACGAACGTCGTGTCGCACTCCTCTCCCCCGTCGAGGCGGAAGTAGTACTCGACAAGCTCGCCGACGAAGAATGTCGAGTCGAGACGCGCGGCGAGGTAGCTCGTGTCGCCGACGATCGTGTCCGCCTCGAGCGCGATCGCTCCGTAGAGCGTGTCGGACGCGACGCGGAAACGGACCTCGCCGCCCGCCGCCTGCGCCGCCGGAGAGACGCCCACCGTGAAGACGACCTCCGTGTCCGAATCGACGACGATGAACGGGCTCCGCATCGCGAGGAGCGGTTCCTCGCTTCGCGGCACGTGCCACGCGGGGAGCGCCCGGCGTCCGGCGACGAACCGATAGAACGCGCCTCCGTTGTCATCGACCGCGCGCGGCCCGCTCGGACCCTGCGCACTTAAATAATAGATAACCGTATCTCCCCGCTGAAACGCCGTTCCGAACGGGATCTCGCCTCTCCAATACCCGTCTCCCCCGGTGTTCCGATTCCAGAGGAGCGGGGATGAGTCGGGCGCCGCGCCGAACCAGTGAACCCAGGCGGCGAACTCGCCGATGGAGAGCGTATCCGCCGGGTGAACGCGCCCCTCGATCCGGGCGCTCATGTTCGCGGTGAGCGAGTCGCCCGGCGCGAAGTTCGTATGTTCGGACGCGGTCGAGTCGAGGAACGCGATCACCTCGACCGGGAGCTCCGTCGCGAAACGCGATCCGGCGCTCCAGAGTCCGTACGTACCGGAGAGAAGATCCTTCCCTCGCACGCGCCACCAGTAGATCGTTCCTGCGGCGAGCGTGTCGGAGACCCACGCGGTGTCGGCGGGAAATCCCGCGGTCGCCTCCTGGTCGAACACCTTGTCCGCGAAGAGCGGGTCGCGCGCGATCTGGATCTGGTACGCGACGAGCGTGTCCGCGGGGTCGGGGAGCGCGATCGCGGACCAAACGAAGATCGGCGCGCGCGCAACGTGAAGGGCTCCCTGCGCGGGCGCGTAGAGCGCCGCGGGGGGCGGCGGGTAGAGCGGCATCCCGAGAACCACCTCAGGCGCCGAGGCGTTCGGTTTCTCGTCGAGCGAGAAGAACGAGTAGTAGTAGGTCGTGTCCGGGATGAGCCCCTCGTGCACGAGCGTGTCCGGCTCCGAGGGGGCGGCGGCTCTCCGCTCGAGAAGAACCCCCTCCGTCGTGTCCGCCGGGAACGTGCTCGTCGCAAAACGGATCATAACGGCGGCGAGATCCGCGTCGTGCGGGTTGATCCACGTGAGTCGGTTGGAGGAGTCGGCGGGGAGCGCCTCAAGAGCGAGAACCTTCCCCGGCGGGATGTCGTCGATCACGAAGAACGTGTCGACCGCGAAGATCGTGTCCGCGTTTCCGCTCGACGAGATCGCCCGCACCTCCACGACATGAAGGGTCTCCGCGAGCTCTTCCGTGGTGAACACGTAGCTTTCGGAATCGGAGTCGAACGCCCCATCGGCCGGATCCGCCGGAATCCAATCCCCTCCGTCGATTCGATACTCGACGCTCGCGATCGTGTTCAGCGTGATGTCGTTCTGCTCGCCCATGCTGTTCCTGTTCGCGAGAGGGTTCTCGCGGGCGAGGCCGGTGAAGGTCGGGGTCGTCTCGCTGGTCGAATCGGGCGCCGGATCGAGGAGGGTCGCGGGATGCGTGTCGAGGATGTTCGCGATCGAATCGCCGTCGCCGTCCCAAATCCCGATCTGCCCGCGCGTGTAGACGCACGCGAGATTGGAGTCGAAGGCGGCCGCGAGGTTCGCCCGCATGATGCAGGATTCATCGAGGAGGCAAGTTCCGTAATCGCTGTTCTCGTTCGCCACGAGCTCGTAGCCGGCGCGGAGCCAACACGGCTTGTGCGCCGTGTAGTACTCATCCAAGGCGTAGAAGCTGTGCGCGATCTCGTGCGCGGTCACCGCGTCCATGTTCTGAATCCCTTGGGTCTTGTTGTCGTAGGTCATCACGAGATAGGGGCCGCCGTAGTATGAGAACCCGTAGTAGCCGTTGGAGAACGCGCCGTCCACGTCGTTCTTCGAGTCGGCCACGAAGACGGCGACCGCCCAATCCGTGCCGAGCGAATCCCTGAGATCGTTCAGGTAGGAGCGCGCGCGGAACCAGGTGTCGCCCGTCCGATACCCGACCGTGTCGAGGACGGCCCGCACCCAGAGCGATTCCTGTTTCGCGGCGAACGCGGGGCGTGTGATCGGCTCGTACGGACACGGAACCGGATCGACGAGATCGAAGACGAACGAGAGGTTCCCGCCCGGCACGTGCTGCACCCACCAGGCGACCCCCTCCTGCACTCCGGCGAAGACCGAATCGATCCGCGCGGCGGACCAGTTCTCCGTCGATGGATCGATGCTCCCGTCGCTCTCGGGGAGAAGGACGCCGACCGCGACCGATCCGAGCATGAACTCGCTCGTGTCGAAGAACCCCGCCCCCGGGGGCGCCTTCCCCGGTCCCGGATCCCCGCGCGGTCCGGGGGCCGCGTCGTCCGCGAGGGGCTCGCCCGTTCCCACGCGCGGCGCGGGAGGCGAAAGCCGGCGGTTCCAGGCCAGGGCCGCGAAACGAGCCTCGCGCGGGAGCGATTCGGCGAGAGATGCGTGGATCTCCCCCGACTCGACCCTCCAAGAGGGCTCCCTCTCTCCCAGCTCTTTCCAGACCGCGGGCGATGCCTCGACGATCGCTCCGCCAGGCGGGAAGGCCTGCAGGATCCGCCCTCCCGCCTGAACGATCGTTTCCGAGACGCTCCGCCACGGTTCGTCTCTTCCAAAGAGAACGAGCCTCTCCTCGGCGTGCGAAAAGGCCGCGGTCGCGAGGAGAAGGACCAAGGCGACCGAGGAGATCGGCACCCGTCGACTTCCGGGCGCGAGCGCGCGGCGCGGGCCGTAAAAGCGCGTCACCACCCTACACCTCCCCGCCAGAAGAACGGACCGACCGGAGACTGCTCTTGCGAATCCTCCGCGGAAACGGGAAGGGCTCCCCGCTCCTACCGTGTGCCCGGGTAACCGTGTAACTCGCATCCAAGTCGATTGAGATCAGCCCACGACCCAGCAAATCACGCGTAGAGCAGGGAGCCTTTCCCGCCCCCTCGGTTGTTCGCTGGGTGTGGGGTGCAAGCGCGGTGCCAGACCGTGGGCTGCACGGTGGGCCGCCCACGACCCACCTCGAATTCACTTTCGAACTCACCTGCAACGGATTGTCTTTCAATCGATTCATAGTAACCACTTGCGCGACGACCCGGCGCGCGACGCGCGCTCAGGACGCCCCTCTCTTCCGCGACCCGGGCGCGCGCACCCGAGCCGTCAGCGGGGGGTTCTCGGGAGACGAGAGCGAAGGGCGCGACGGCTTCGGAACTTAGGAGTCGGGGGTTTTTACCCGATCGAGCGGAGCAAATCCCCCTGATTCCTAACCCGTTACTCGACACTATTTTAATTCAACCGGAAGGCGTTGTCAACGAGGAGCGCGCTCATCTTGCACGACCATCTCGCGTTCTGCATCGCGCTTGACGAGTCTCCCGAGGATTGCTAAGGTCCTCACGGTCCGGCGACGCCTCGCTCCCGCCCGGAGAGAGGGACCTCCCCTCCATGCGGGGACGCGGGTCTGTCGCGCGGACGGGGGATTCACAAGTGTCGATGCCAAGTCGCGCTTCCCTTCTTCTTCTCGTGGCTGCTCTCGCCGGGTGCTCGCCCCCCGCGCTCTTCCTCGAACCGGTGACCCCGAGCTTCAACGGCGTTGTCGCGCCCGCTTACCGGGACCTCTCGGAGGCGGAGATCGAAGCGCTCTTCGTTCGGCCCTACACCGGGCGAACCCTTCTTGAGACCTCGGGCACGACGGCCGCGATGCTCTACGACCTCGCCTATCTCGAGAAGCGGGTCGGCGGAAAGTCCGGCGCGAACGAAGCTCTTTATGCCATGAACCGTCGATACATCGAGGAAGGGATCAGCTTCCGTGTCGCGGTTTGGGGAGAGAAGGCCGGCGAGGTGGATCTTGCGCGCTGGCGCTTCCGTCTCCGTTCGGACGACGGGCGTTTGTTCGACCCGATCCGGATCGAGCCGCAAGGGGTGCCCGAGTTCGATAGGGAATCGTACGTGGACCGCAAGGCGACCTGGAGGAGCGTCGCCGATCTCGCCTTTCCGCTTCGCGCCGAGCCGCCCCTCTCGTCGATCGTTCTCGAGATCACGAGGGACGACGGCTTCGCGCAGCGCCACACGTGGAAGTTCGACTGGGTGAAGACCCCGGGCTGATGCAGGCAGGAAGTGGAGCTGACGGGGCTCGAACCCGTGGCCTCTTGACTGCCAGTCAAGTGCTCTCCCAGCTGAGCTACAGCCCCATCCGCGCATCCGGGGCGCTCGGCGGAAGAAATGTACTCTCCGAGGGCTCCTTCCGTCAACCGGAAAGGGCTCATCGACATTGCCTTCTCACGCGACGGCCGGCGATCGCATTGACGCGGATCGCCTCATCCGATACAATCAAAGACGCTCCGGCCGGAGTGGTGAAACTGGTAGACGCAGGGGACTCAAAATCCCCCGAGGGCAACCTCGTGTCGGTTCGAGTCCGACCTCCGGCACCAGGATCGTCCCGCGCGTCGCGGGCCCAGCTCCCATCGCTCCCCAGGACAGGAAAGCCGAGGTGAACCTATGAACCGCACGCATCATGGTCGTATCGCATCCGGACCGATCCTCGCCGCCGCCGGGATCCTTGCGCTCCTCGCCCTCGCAACGGCGGCGAGCGCGGCCGTCCCGCTCCTCACGCCGCCCATCTGGAAGTCGGAAGACAACGACTACTCGACCGGCGGCGTTCTTGTCGATCTTGACGGGGACGGGTATCTCGATTTGATCACCGCGAACGGGAACGACATGGCCCGGCAGCCGATCCGCGTCTACTACAACCGGGGCGGCGTGCTCGAGCTCGAGGCCTCCTGGCAGAGCGACGACATCGGTTACAACTGCCACGTCGATCTCGGCGACCTCGACGGGGACGGGGATCTCGATCTGGCGGTCGCGGTCCTCGGCGATCCGGGGACGCCGCAGAGGGACAAGGTGTACGAGAACCTCGGGACCGGTCTCTCCGCGACACCGGTCTGGATCTCCGGCGACCTCGACAACTCGTTCGATCTCGCGTGGGGGGACATGGACGGAGACGGGGATCTCGACCTCGCGGTCGCGTGCGGCGAGACCTACACCGGTGTTCCCCAGAAGAGCAAGATCTACCGGAACGACGGGGGCGTCCTCACGACGAACGCGGTCTGGCGGACCGGGCCGGTCGACTACACGCTCGACGTCGCCTGGGGGGACGTGGACAACGACGGCGATCTCGATCTTGTCTGCGGAAACGAGTTTGGTCCGAACCGTTTGTACCTCAATCATGGAACCGGTCTCGACTCGATCCCGGCGTGGGAATCGGGCGACACGTGGAACACGCTCCAGGTCGACCTCGGGGACGTCGACGGAGACGGGTGGCTGGACCTCGCGGTCGCGAACAACGGGCAGCTCGGCGGCCCCTCGAACGTCGCGATCTATCGAAATCTCGGGGGAACCTTCGAGTCGACCCCGTCGTGGATCTCCGGAGGACCGGCGCGCCAGTACTACTCGGCCGTCACCTTCGGCGACTGCGATCACGACGGCGATCTCGATCTCGCCTCCGGCGGATGGTGGGAACCGGTTGTCGTCTTCGAGAACCTCGGCGGCGCGATCGAGACGGTCCCCTCCTTCTCGTGGAAGTTCGCGAACCAGACGAAGGGGCTCGTCGTCGAGAGCGTGATCTGGGGGGACATGGACAATTCCGGCTCGACGGCGGTGATCGGGGAGTCGAGGTCGGGGGACGGGGTCGCGAAGGTCTTCTACACGGCCGAACGGCCGCTCCGCGAGGTTCTCGAGATCCGCGTGGGCGGCGTTCCGATCGATCCGGCTTCCTTTTCGGCGGATTTCGAAAAGGGGTGGATTGCGCTCTCCGAGGCGCCTCCCGCGGGGAGCGGCTCCTTCGAGATCGACTACGTCTTCTCGCGCCAGCTCGACCTTCTCGTGACGAACTGGGATCCGGACGACGAGAACCTCCACTTCCTGCATCAGATCGCGACCGGGATCGCGGGGAAGATCCCCGCGCCCGCCCTCGTCGTTCTCCCGAATCGGCCGAATCCCTTCAACCCTCAAACGACGATCCCGATCGTTCTCGGGGAGCCGGGCCGCGTGAGCGCCCGCGTCTACGACGCGCGCGGTCGTCTCGTGCGGGTTCTCTTCGAGGGGAGCGCCGGCGCGGGGAGCTTGGAGCTTCTTTGGGACGGGACCGACCGTCTCGCTCGGCCGGTCTCCTCGGGCGTCTACTTCGCGCGCATCGCCGCGGACGGCGACCTCCGGACGATGAAGATGACGCTCGTGCGGTGAGGACCGCCTCTGCCTCCCTCTCCGGTCGGGTCGAGCGAGCACTTGACCCGACTTCGCTTCTTTCTTAGCTTTCCTACGCCGCGCAGATCCCCCCTCGTCTTCGATCCGGAGGCAGAATCGGATGGCACGACCCTTCCGCAGAACTGGATTCGCGTGGCCGCTCCTCGCGTTGGCGTTCGCCGTCCTTCTCTCGTGCGACGCGATCGACAAGCTTGCCAGGGAGCCGGACGATCCCGACTCCCCGGCGAAGGAGGCGGCCCGCTTCTTTCAGGGAGCGCATGCGGTTCCGGCCGGTTCTTCCGTTCGTTTCGTCGGGCCGGTCGAACCGGGGACGGTGATCCGCGAGATCGCTCCCGAGGAACCCGCGGTCGAGATGACGATCCCCGACAGCGCGGGCACCGTCTATGTCTTCTTTGTCGACGACGAGCCGGGAAACCGGCGGGCCCACCCGTATCGGTACGTATGGATGGATCTCGACTCGCGAACCCACCGTACCGTCGGGGCCTCATGGGACGGGCGGATCATCCGGCCGGGCGGCGCCGCGCCCGCTCCCTTCTCCGTCAAGGAGACATTCACGCTCGACGGGGTCGCGTATGAACACGTCGAAGGAGAAGGGGCCCTTGCTCCAATCGACGCGGGCCACAAGGAGCCCTTCCGGTCCCCTCTCGAGGAACCATCTGCGGCGACCCCGCCTCTTCGAGGCGCGCGCGCGCGCGAGCGCGTTCGGCACGCGCTGGTGATCGACTGCGGGGACACGAGCGCACGGCAAGAGGCCGCCCGCGCGATGCACGAACGCGAAGCGGTTCCGATCGCGGAATGGGTGAGAAGCTACGGCTTCACGACGCGACACGCGAGCCAGTGGGCGGGGAGTTCGAACGAGACATTCAAACCTACTCCGGGAGGCGGCAGCGTTCGAAACGCCGTCCTCGACGCCTTCGACCACTACGGGGAACTCTTTACTCTTCTCGGGCCGCCCGACCTTGAGTGCGATGAGTTCTTTCTCTATGTGGCTGCTCACGCGACGGGGCGGGGAAATCTCGTCGTCTACTATCCGGATGGGACCGACGCGGCGGTGATCGGCTACGACGAGATCCTCTGGAGGATCCGGGATCGCTTTCCTTCCTATGTGAAGATCACGCTCTTTTTCGACGCTTGCTTTAGCGGTCAATCGATCACTAAGAACCGACCAACCATCGCCCAACTCTGCGAGAGGCTCTGTGCCTTCACGCTTCTCACGAGCGCGGATTCCTCCAAGACCGTTCCTGTCCCGGGCGGTCGCGAGGACAGCGCGACCGAGGACTTCCTGGAGGGTGCGAGCGAGGACCATGACGGGGACGGGACCGAGGGTGACATCCGAGACCGTTTCATCGAGATGAGGGACGAGTTCGGGAACCGAAACCCGATGTCCGTTCACTGTCCGGAGACGATCTCCTGGTGCAGCCTCGACGGTCCCAACCCGACCCTTTCCGACTGCTCGTTCGAGGACGGCGTGTACTTCGTTTCCGTCGACGGGGTGGACGATCCGGGCGGGCATCGGCCCTTCATCGGGGAGCCGTTCGAAAACCCGATCGCGGTCACCGCGCATTCCCCCATCGCGTTTACGGGGGAGCCGCCGTTCGTGAATGCCGCCGGGACAATCAGCGAGAATTGTGCGTTCTCGGCGGAGGGAGTTGGAACGGTCGCGGGCTTCCCGAACGTTTCGGTCGTCCTCAGCGGATGGTACGACGAAGGCTCTCTCCACTTCGAGTACACGATGGGAGCGCGGGGTGAGCTTCCGGGCGGGCTTGCGATCACCTTCCGTTGCGCCGGGACGAGGCGGTAGCCGATCGTCGGGCCTCTCGCAGCCGAAAGAGGTAGGTATTCTCCCCCTCCCGCTATTCCCCCCTCGCCCCGTCGATCCATGCAGCCAGGCGGCGGAGGCGCTTCTCCCGATCGCGCGCGAAGCGCTCGATCCCCGCGAGGATCCATTCGGGCGAGATGCGCGCCTCCTCGCACACCTCCTCGACCGTCCCTCCGGTCCGCCAGCGGTCGTCCCAATCCGACGAGATCGCGTACTCCTCGGCGACCTTGTGGCTGAGCCACGCGTGGGAGAGGGCGCGCGCGCGGTTCGTGACAACCGTCGAGTCGATCCAATCCGCGCCGGAGAGAATCGACTCTCGGTACTCCTCGTCCTGGCGGTCGAAGAGCTCGCGCGAGATCGTCGCGACGATCTTCACGTTGATCTTCTCCCGGTCGAGGTCGGGAAGGATCTTGAGGAGGTTCGCGGTCGTCGTCGTCCCCTGCACGAGAATCGTGCCCATCTTCCCCTGGCCGGGTCTGTAGGCGCGGATCAGGTAGGCGCCTCGCGCCGCCGCGAAATGCGAATCGACGCCGAGCGCCGCGCGGTCGGGGATCTCGACCGGCGGCCGCGTGAGATGGAGCGCGACGATCGGCCAGGGCCCCCGGAACGCCTCCGCGAGAAGGACCGGGACCTCGTTGTGCTCCCATGGGTGCAGGTTCACGATGCATCCGCGCGGGAAAAGATCGGTCACGCCCGGCGCGAAGACGCCGAAGTGAGTGCGCGAATCGTCCGCCGTCTCCGGCCCCGAGTGTCCGGCGACCCAAAGGATCTTCCCCACGCGAAGCTCGCAGTCCTGCGCGAGCTGGCTGAAGAGGCGCATCGGCCCATACTTGAGGTACGAAAAAGATCCGTACGTCGAGCACGCTCCATAGAACCCGTTGAAGCGCTTCTCCGGATCGAGAGAGAAGTTCACCGTCGCGAGACCGGCCATGATTCCCGCGTTCGCGAACTCGGTGATCTCCTGCGGGAGGAGCGCGCCTTCCGGATTCGCTTCGCGATGGAACCATCCCCACCCTTCCGTCCCGCCGAACCCAGAGGCGAACCCGGCGATGTTGGTCGAGTCGGCGAGATCGGCGCTGCACGCGAGGAAGAGCGGGCGGCCGTGCTTCGCGCGCGAGGCCGCGTTCACGTACGCGCCCCACGTCGCGAGTGCGGCGCGGTTCGGCTTCTTCTC
This region of Candidatus Eisenbacteria bacterium genomic DNA includes:
- a CDS encoding VCBS repeat-containing protein is translated as MNRTHHGRIASGPILAAAGILALLALATAASAAVPLLTPPIWKSEDNDYSTGGVLVDLDGDGYLDLITANGNDMARQPIRVYYNRGGVLELEASWQSDDIGYNCHVDLGDLDGDGDLDLAVAVLGDPGTPQRDKVYENLGTGLSATPVWISGDLDNSFDLAWGDMDGDGDLDLAVACGETYTGVPQKSKIYRNDGGVLTTNAVWRTGPVDYTLDVAWGDVDNDGDLDLVCGNEFGPNRLYLNHGTGLDSIPAWESGDTWNTLQVDLGDVDGDGWLDLAVANNGQLGGPSNVAIYRNLGGTFESTPSWISGGPARQYYSAVTFGDCDHDGDLDLASGGWWEPVVVFENLGGAIETVPSFSWKFANQTKGLVVESVIWGDMDNSGSTAVIGESRSGDGVAKVFYTAERPLREVLEIRVGGVPIDPASFSADFEKGWIALSEAPPAGSGSFEIDYVFSRQLDLLVTNWDPDDENLHFLHQIATGIAGKIPAPALVVLPNRPNPFNPQTTIPIVLGEPGRVSARVYDARGRLVRVLFEGSAGAGSLELLWDGTDRLARPVSSGVYFARIAADGDLRTMKMTLVR